Part of the Nitrospiria bacterium genome, ATCATCCCGCGCGTCGGATCGCCCGGGAGTTTGAGCGGATCGGCGATGACGGCGAGGAAGTCGTTGTCGTTGGCGACGTACAAGGTATGCTTGGTCACGCCGTTGACGACCACGTCCTGGCCGAAGGTCACGCCCTCCAGCTTGGACGGGATCAAATAGCTGTCGATGCCGGCGGCATCGAGCTTGGCCACCACGTCGAGGAACAGCGTCTTGCCGACGGCAAAGCTTGACAGGTCCCCGCTCAAGGCGGTCACGTCCTGGACGCCGTTGAGATCGATCAGGAACAACTCCTTGACCTTGGCCGCGGAGGCCGTATCGGTGAGCAGGGGCGTATCGGCCATGCCGTTGCCGTCCCGTTCGTCCACCAGGAACTGGTGATTGTTGACGGCCACGATGTCGCTTACGCCCGATCCGTCCGTGAGAAGATAGGCGTACTCGTGGACCGCGCCGCTCTTGATGTCGATGGCGACGATGCGCAGGCTCTTTTTCTTGTCCTGTTCCAGGTTGGCTTGCATGATCCCCACGAGCGTCTTGCCGTCCGGCGTGAGCGCCAAGCCCTCCATGCCCTTATTGGCGATCCGGCCGATGGTATTACCGGAAATCTCCGCGGCGCCCTGGGAGCTCAGATGGCTGACCGCCAGGTTGTCGGGAAGGGCGAAGGACCGCACGCGCTTTCCGGTCGAACGGTCGAATTGGTAGACATAGGGGCCGTATTCGTCGGAGATGAAGACGCTGTCGCCGTCCCGGGACACGCGGATGCTTTCAGGATCGAGTCGGGCATCGCTGGGATCGGTCGAAAGCTGTGTCGGATCGAAATTGTCCGAACGGCCGGTAAAATAAAACGTGTGGTTCACGGCGTTCAAGCCGGGCGCGCCGCTGCCCAGACCCAGGCCGGACCCGGTGCCGTAGACCAGCGGTTTCGGGCTCGACAACAGCGTGGTGTCGGTCAGCATGGGGGTCAGCGTGAAAGGCAGGTCCGACCCGGGGTCGCTTGGGGCCAGGCTGAAGTTGAAGGTTTGGAAACGGGCGATAAAGGACACGGTGTCGTCCACAAGGGAGTTGTAAGCATTGGCATTGGGCCCCCGGTCCGGGAGGGCGAGGAAGGTCGTCCCGCCGGCGTAGGCCAGGCCGGAACCGACCCCGCCGAGCCGGTTCCCTGGAACCCCGTTTTCCAGAGGAGCGGCCGTTTCCGTCGCGAAATCCTCGTAAGTGCCGCTCACCGACCCGATCGCGATGAGGTCGGTCGCATGGGCGGCGGGAGCGGACAGAAACGAAGCCATCAAAAGCGCCGTGATTTTCTTTTTGTTCATGAATGGGCCTCCTTGTCCATCGATGGATGAAGCGGGTCGCGCTTCCATTTGATTCGGCGTTACTATGCCAGATGAATGCGATGAAATGATCAAGACGGGGTTAAATGAATGTTAAATCTGGGGAGGAAACGGCGGCGGTCTTCTTATTTCACTTCTTCTCTTCCTTTCCGGTAAAGTATTCGGCGCGGCTGACGGCGACATCCGAGACGAACATCACGCCCGTGTAGCGGTCGAAAACCGGCTTCAGGCCGGCCAGGATCGGCTCGACCTTCTCCTTCGGCACGACCGTCATCAGCATCACCAGGCTGTCCATCTCGTTGAACATCGGGTGGGCGGTGTAAAAGCCGTGATGGCCTTTGCCCGAGATGTTGTGGATGATCGTGTAGCCGGTCGCCTTGATGGCATCCAAGAGATCGGTCGCGAATTTCACGTGCTCGCCCTGGAGGATGATCCGGATTTCCTTCATGGTATGTAGCGTGAGGCCGTCCATACGTCGCACTCCTTTCGATCAAGAGAGGTTGGTCTTCAGGGACGTCCCCCGCCGTTCGCGGGCCTCCATCCCTGCTTCGGAACATAGTCATAGAAGATTTTTCCTTCCGGGTCAAGCGCCGCGAGGCGGATCCATTCGTTGTCGTACAAATGCTGAAGGAAGCGGTGGCGTCCGACGACCCCGGCGATCCGGTCCCGGGGCGCCTCGATCAGGGTGAGCATGCGCAGCGGCTCGTGGAAGGGCCGCGGCCCGTTCATCACGGTCTGCCGGGCCAGCCCGGTGCGCAGATCGCTCTGGGGACCCGACATCACCCCGAAGCGGCCGACGACATTGTGATAAATTTTGCTTCCGCTGCCGTAGACCTCGGGATCCACCGTCGAAAAGTAATGCTCCATGTTGATCCATTGTCCGACGACCTGCGGGCCGGTCATCACGATCTCCAGCAGTCGGCCGGCCGGATCTTCCCGGTAATCGTAGGAATGGAGGAAGACCCGTCCCTCAAGATCGACCCCCCGGATCAGCTCGCGACGCCCGATGATGAAGGCCGCGTTGCCCGAGAGCCCCCATTCCGGCCGGACCTCGCTCCAGTCGCCGCTCCGCCGGCGGACCTCCCGCGCCGCCTTGGACGGCGGGAGGACGGATGCGATCTCCGGGAAGCGGCCGCACCGTTCCCGGCTGGTCCGGCGGCCGGCCTCTTCAAGGTCGCGGCTCAAACGGAGCAGGTCGTTGAGATGGGTGTGGGGAAGATCCTCGAGGTCAAAGATCCGGACGGCATCGGTCGTCGTGTCGTGCAGGCCCGCGATGAAATAGGTGTCCTGGGGAATCACGAGGCCGTTCCGCGCCAGCGCGTCGCGGACGACCGCTTTGTTGGCCATGGCCGCCAGGACCCGCG contains:
- a CDS encoding P-II family nitrogen regulator — protein: MDGLTLHTMKEIRIILQGEHVKFATDLLDAIKATGYTIIHNISGKGHHGFYTAHPMFNEMDSLVMLMTVVPKEKVEPILAGLKPVFDRYTGVMFVSDVAVSRAEYFTGKEEKK
- a CDS encoding esterase-like activity of phytase family protein gives rise to the protein MNKKKITALLMASFLSAPAAHATDLIAIGSVSGTYEDFATETAAPLENGVPGNRLGGVGSGLAYAGGTTFLALPDRGPNANAYNSLVDDTVSFIARFQTFNFSLAPSDPGSDLPFTLTPMLTDTTLLSSPKPLVYGTGSGLGLGSGAPGLNAVNHTFYFTGRSDNFDPTQLSTDPSDARLDPESIRVSRDGDSVFISDEYGPYVYQFDRSTGKRVRSFALPDNLAVSHLSSQGAAEISGNTIGRIANKGMEGLALTPDGKTLVGIMQANLEQDKKKSLRIVAIDIKSGAVHEYAYLLTDGSGVSDIVAVNNHQFLVDERDGNGMADTPLLTDTASAAKVKELFLIDLNGVQDVTALSGDLSSFAVGKTLFLDVVAKLDAAGIDSYLIPSKLEGVTFGQDVVVNGVTKHTLYVANDNDFLAVIADPLKLPGDPTRGMIANPNQFYVFAFDDNDLPDYVPQMFKEAHGQGDDHGDHR